In Pseudosulfitobacter pseudonitzschiae, the sequence CCGGGGCCACCGCCGGTGACAATGACGTTTTCCTGTCCGTTATCGTCCATCGACTTGCGCGTCATCTGATGTGCGAATTCTTGGGCGACATCGTAGAAATGCGACAGATCGGCCAGCGTCCTGGTGCGGGCATTGTCCTTTTTGGCAGGGGCGGGAATGCGCGCGCCGCCAAACAGAACGATGGTGGACTTGATCCCCTGTTCGTCCAGCATCAGCGTGGGTTTCATTAGTTCAAGCTGCAACCGGACGGGGCGCAATTCTTCCCGACACAGGAAATCGTCGTCGGTAAAGGCCAGATGATAGGCGGACGAGCGCGTTTGCGGTGTATCAGGTACTTCTTTCGCCTTGGAGCGGTCGGCGCCAGCGTGGCGCAGCGGATGACGTGCGGTTTCGGTCATAGGTGTCTCCGGTGTGGTGTTGGGGGCAACATGCATGGGTTTGGCGACATTGACCACGCGATATTGGGCAGGCTGGTTTTCCCCTGCGCATTGCGCGGCAGGGCGTCAGACGGTAAAGGGGCTGAAACGCCCCAACTCTGGAATTTACACCATGTCCAACGCCCAACTTGAATCCTCTATCGAAGCCGCATGGGAAGAACGCGACAGCATCACCTCTGCCACCACAGGTGAAACCCGCGACGCCATCGAAGACACGCTGAACGCGCTGGACAGCGGCAAGCTGCGCGTCGCGGAAAAACAGGCCGACGGAACGTGGCATGTGAACCAGTGGGCCAAAAAGGCGGTTCTGTTGGGCTTTCGGATCAAGGACATGGAACAACAGGACGGCGGCCCCCAAGGCGGCGGCTGGTGGGACAAGGTCGACAGCAAGTTCAAAGGCTGGGGCGACAACCAGTGGAAAGCAGCAGGCTTTCGCGCCGTACCCAACTGCGTGGTCCGCAAGTCCGCCTTTATCGCGCCTGGTGTGGTGCTGATGCCATCCTTTGTGAACCTTGGTGCCTATGTTGACGAAGGCACGATGGTTGACACGTGGGCCACCGTGGGCAGCTGTGCGCAGATCGGCAAGAACGTGCACCTGTCCGGTGGCGTCGGCATTGGTGGTGTTCTGGAACCGATGCAAGCGGGTCCGACCATCATCGAAGACAACTGCTTTATCGGCGCGCGTTCCGAAGTTGTCGAAGGCTGCATCGTGCGTGAAGGGTCGGTTCTGGGCATGGGCGTATTCATCGGCCAGTCAACCAAGATCGTTGATCGCGAAACCGGTGAAGTCACCTATGGTGAAGTGCCTGCGGGTTCGGTTGTTGTGGCGGGTACCTTGCCGTCGAAGAACAATGTCAGCCTATATTGCGCTGTGATCGTCAAAAAGGTCGATGCCAAGACACGCTCTAAAACCTCGATTAACGAACTGCTGCGCGACTGACGGAACCAAATGCGCCTTTGCCAGTTGTCTCTTTAACATAGATATTAGGAGAGACATCATGACAGGTATAGGCTGGTTTGCTGCCATTATCGTAGGGGCCATTGCGGGTTGGATTGCTGAGAAAATCATGAATTCCAGCATGGGTCTGCTTGCCAACATCGGCTTGGGGATCGTTGGTGCGCTTGTTGCCAACTTCCTGTTGGTTGCCATTGTCGGTTCGACACTGGGCGGCTGGATTGGCCAGTTGGTTGTGGGTGTGATTGGTGCATGTTTGCTGATCTGGATCACTCGGTTGATCCGCGGTCGTGCCTGAACCCTTTTCAGGGCGACAATAACACG encodes:
- the dapD gene encoding 2,3,4,5-tetrahydropyridine-2,6-dicarboxylate N-succinyltransferase translates to MSNAQLESSIEAAWEERDSITSATTGETRDAIEDTLNALDSGKLRVAEKQADGTWHVNQWAKKAVLLGFRIKDMEQQDGGPQGGGWWDKVDSKFKGWGDNQWKAAGFRAVPNCVVRKSAFIAPGVVLMPSFVNLGAYVDEGTMVDTWATVGSCAQIGKNVHLSGGVGIGGVLEPMQAGPTIIEDNCFIGARSEVVEGCIVREGSVLGMGVFIGQSTKIVDRETGEVTYGEVPAGSVVVAGTLPSKNNVSLYCAVIVKKVDAKTRSKTSINELLRD
- a CDS encoding GlsB/YeaQ/YmgE family stress response membrane protein; this encodes MTGIGWFAAIIVGAIAGWIAEKIMNSSMGLLANIGLGIVGALVANFLLVAIVGSTLGGWIGQLVVGVIGACLLIWITRLIRGRA